A single Bacillota bacterium DNA region contains:
- a CDS encoding Asp23/Gls24 family envelope stress response protein, whose amino-acid sequence MGRELETGLGTVSISEEVVAALAAHALERCYGVTGLASRGLEGLAGVLGIGNPGRGVTVRLDEKHLAIEVAIVVGYGTRISEVAQNAREQIRYGVEQATGLKVDQVTVEVAGIRLDGQGRGARGRR is encoded by the coding sequence ATGGGCCGCGAGTTGGAGACCGGACTGGGCACGGTCAGCATCAGCGAAGAGGTGGTGGCGGCGCTGGCTGCGCACGCGCTGGAGCGCTGCTACGGCGTCACCGGGCTGGCCAGCCGGGGGCTCGAGGGGCTGGCGGGCGTCCTGGGCATCGGCAATCCCGGCCGCGGCGTCACCGTCCGCCTGGACGAGAAGCACTTGGCCATCGAGGTGGCCATCGTCGTCGGCTACGGCACCCGCATCTCCGAAGTCGCCCAGAACGCGCGCGAGCAGATCCGCTACGGCGTGGAGCAGGCGACCGGGCTGAAGGTGGACCAGGTGACCGTGGAGGTGGCGGGGATCCGGCTGGACGGTCAGGGCCGCGGCGCCAGGGGCCGCCGCTGA
- a CDS encoding VIT1/CCC1 transporter family protein — MSKPAEREHVEQHFTGGAWIRDIILGMSDGLTVPFALAAGISGAVTQNFLIIVAGFAELVAGAISMGLGGYLAARSELDTYRNELARERREVVELPEVERQEVREIFERYGLRGATLEQAVGAIASDHEAWVRFMMREELGLEEPEPARALRSGLTIGASYVAGGIIPLAPYLLPLPVPRALLLSAVVTLAALLLFGWLKGSVTGVAPGRSALQTALVGGIAAALAYALARAISAFG; from the coding sequence GTGTCGAAGCCGGCCGAGCGGGAGCACGTGGAACAGCACTTCACGGGCGGCGCCTGGATCCGCGATATCATCCTGGGCATGTCCGACGGCCTCACCGTTCCCTTCGCCCTGGCCGCCGGAATCTCCGGCGCGGTGACGCAGAACTTCCTCATCATCGTCGCCGGCTTCGCCGAGCTGGTCGCCGGCGCCATCAGCATGGGGCTGGGCGGCTACCTGGCGGCGCGGAGCGAGCTGGACACCTACCGGAACGAGCTGGCCCGCGAGCGGCGCGAGGTGGTGGAGCTGCCGGAGGTGGAGCGCCAGGAGGTGCGCGAGATCTTCGAGCGCTACGGGTTGCGCGGCGCCACGCTGGAACAGGCGGTGGGGGCCATCGCCTCCGATCACGAGGCCTGGGTCCGCTTCATGATGCGCGAGGAGCTGGGCCTGGAGGAGCCGGAGCCGGCGCGCGCCCTCCGTTCGGGGCTGACCATCGGCGCCAGCTACGTGGCGGGCGGCATTATCCCGCTGGCGCCCTACCTGCTGCCGCTGCCGGTGCCGAGGGCGCTTCTCCTCTCGGCGGTCGTCACCCTGGCCGCGCTCCTCCTCTTCGGCTGGCTCAAAGGAAGCGTCACCGGCGTGGCGCCCGGGCGCTCGGCGCTGCAGACGGCGCTGGTGGGCGGCATCGCGGCCGCACTGGCCTACGCCCTCGCGCGTGCCATCTCCGCCTTCGGCTGA
- the recG gene encoding ATP-dependent DNA helicase RecG: MAESAVEQVARELRAILRQESRDGFRDRTVVGGLEAYARRRLEPMLAPPGGGGPEEPGTAWLAEAREVLRAYGAASPEGRRELAAALLRRLGAPVAGAPGKAPAGPEGVGPAAAVPDLAEPVTRLRGVGGRQAAALARLQIRTVGDLLAHLPLRYEDWRRPVPIARLQAGSEQLVAGTVVAVRRWQARRGLELVDAVLRDASGSLVLRWFNQPYRERQLAAGRPLAAYGRVEEFQGRWLMQSPEVEEPGEAEGRVGRLVPVYPAGRGLSQGFLRRACRRALEGREGVAGLVPEASRRRLGLLPTGEAWRAVHAPRSPEEAELGRRSLAFEELWLLELALGLLRRRARQGLPGVRHAPDGERLRRFRDSLPYRLTDGQESAWREIEADMEGPLSMNRLLQGDVGSGKTVLAAMTLLKSVDSGYQAALMAPTEILAEQHWLGLAPRFRALGVETGLLRGGMAPGERQELLDRLADGSLPVVVGTHALLQPDVRFARLGSVVIDEQHRFGVEQRAALQRKAAHMGVRPDVLVMTATPIPRTLALTLYGDLDLSLLRGLPQGRGRIETRLFPPEGREAAYRRLGEHLRAGHRAYVVCPRVGGEEGEEGGDEAEEAVSGEALPGAVAVARELARRHPDWRVGLLHGRLPVREKAAVMEAFARGEVRVLVATTVVEVGVDVPEATAILVEAAESFGLAQLHQLRGRVGRGPFASECLLVASREDGPGRERLERLARTEDGFALAEADLELRGPGDFLGKRQHGLPQLHVADPVGDRELLELARIESERLLERDPELERPESRRLREELASRFPQLDLFFVG; this comes from the coding sequence ATGGCGGAGTCGGCGGTCGAGCAGGTGGCCCGCGAGCTGCGGGCCATCCTGCGCCAGGAGAGCAGGGACGGCTTCCGCGACCGGACGGTGGTCGGCGGCCTGGAGGCGTACGCGCGCCGGCGGTTGGAGCCGATGCTCGCGCCGCCGGGGGGTGGGGGCCCGGAGGAGCCCGGGACCGCCTGGCTGGCGGAGGCCAGGGAGGTTCTGCGCGCCTACGGCGCGGCCTCCCCCGAAGGGCGGCGGGAGCTGGCGGCGGCGCTCCTGCGCCGGCTGGGGGCGCCGGTGGCCGGGGCCCCGGGGAAAGCGCCCGCCGGACCGGAGGGGGTCGGGCCGGCGGCAGCCGTGCCGGACCTGGCGGAGCCGGTCACCCGGCTTCGCGGCGTGGGCGGGCGCCAGGCCGCGGCGCTGGCGCGTCTCCAGATCCGGACCGTGGGCGACCTGCTCGCCCACCTTCCCCTGCGTTACGAAGACTGGCGCCGGCCGGTGCCCATCGCCCGCCTGCAGGCCGGCTCGGAACAGCTGGTGGCCGGGACGGTGGTGGCCGTGCGGCGCTGGCAGGCCCGGCGCGGCCTGGAGCTGGTGGACGCCGTCCTGCGGGACGCCAGCGGAAGCCTCGTCCTGCGCTGGTTCAACCAGCCCTACCGCGAAAGGCAGCTGGCCGCGGGCCGGCCGCTGGCGGCCTATGGCCGCGTGGAAGAGTTCCAGGGGCGCTGGCTGATGCAGAGCCCGGAGGTGGAGGAGCCGGGTGAAGCGGAGGGGCGCGTGGGCCGTCTGGTGCCCGTCTACCCCGCGGGGCGGGGGCTGTCGCAGGGCTTCCTGCGCCGGGCCTGCCGGCGGGCGCTGGAGGGGCGGGAAGGAGTCGCCGGCCTCGTGCCCGAGGCGAGCCGGAGGCGCCTCGGGCTTCTGCCGACGGGGGAGGCGTGGCGGGCCGTGCACGCGCCGCGCTCGCCGGAGGAGGCGGAGCTGGGCCGGCGCAGCCTGGCCTTCGAGGAGCTCTGGCTGCTGGAGCTGGCGCTCGGCCTCCTGCGCCGCCGTGCTCGGCAGGGACTGCCGGGCGTCCGCCACGCGCCGGACGGCGAGCGCCTGCGCCGCTTCCGCGACTCCCTGCCCTACCGGCTGACGGACGGCCAGGAGTCCGCCTGGCGCGAGATCGAGGCCGACATGGAGGGGCCGCTCAGCATGAACCGGCTCCTGCAGGGCGACGTCGGCTCGGGGAAGACCGTACTGGCGGCCATGACGCTGCTGAAGAGCGTGGACTCCGGCTACCAGGCGGCGCTGATGGCCCCGACCGAGATCCTGGCCGAGCAGCACTGGCTCGGCCTGGCCCCCCGCTTCCGCGCGCTGGGCGTGGAGACGGGCCTGCTGCGGGGCGGCATGGCGCCGGGGGAGCGGCAGGAGCTTCTCGACCGGCTGGCCGACGGCAGCCTGCCGGTGGTGGTCGGGACGCACGCCCTCCTCCAGCCCGACGTCCGTTTCGCGCGCCTGGGCTCGGTGGTCATCGACGAACAGCACCGCTTCGGCGTGGAGCAGCGGGCCGCCCTGCAGCGGAAGGCCGCGCACATGGGTGTGCGCCCGGACGTGCTGGTGATGACCGCCACGCCCATCCCGCGCACCTTGGCCCTCACCCTCTACGGCGACCTCGACCTCTCGCTGCTGCGCGGCCTGCCCCAGGGGCGGGGCCGGATCGAGACGCGCCTCTTCCCGCCGGAAGGGCGGGAGGCCGCCTACCGGCGGCTGGGGGAGCACCTGCGCGCCGGTCACCGCGCCTACGTCGTCTGCCCGCGGGTCGGCGGAGAGGAGGGGGAGGAAGGGGGCGACGAGGCGGAGGAGGCGGTGTCCGGCGAGGCGCTGCCCGGCGCGGTGGCGGTGGCGCGCGAACTGGCGCGGAGGCATCCGGACTGGCGGGTAGGCCTGCTCCACGGCCGCCTGCCGGTCCGCGAGAAGGCGGCGGTGATGGAGGCCTTCGCGCGCGGCGAGGTGCGGGTGCTGGTGGCCACCACGGTGGTGGAGGTGGGGGTGGACGTGCCCGAGGCGACCGCCATCCTGGTGGAGGCGGCGGAGAGCTTCGGACTGGCCCAGCTCCACCAGCTGCGGGGGCGGGTCGGGCGCGGCCCCTTCGCGTCCGAGTGCCTCCTGGTCGCTTCGAGGGAGGACGGCCCGGGACGGGAGCGGCTCGAGCGGCTGGCGCGCACGGAGGACGGCTTCGCGCTGGCGGAGGCCGACCTGGAGCTGCGCGGGCCGGGCGACTTTCTCGGGAAGCGGCAGCATGGCCTGCCCCAGCTGCACGTGGCCGACCCCGTGGGTGACCGCGAGCTGCTGGAGCTGGCCCGGATCGAGAGCGAGCGCCTTCTGGAGAGGGATCCGGAGCTGGAGCGGCCGGAGTCCCGCCGGCTGCGGGAGGAGCTGGCGAGCCGCTTCCCGCAGCTCGATCTCTTCTTCGTCGGCTAG
- a CDS encoding DAK2 domain-containing protein — MELELRELDGPALLAAAEAAAERLALHEAEVNALNVFPVPDGDTGNNMSQTVQGALREAHRAGPALGEVARALAQGALMGARGNSGVILSQLLRGFAEALRGRERAGASEVAAAMERGVETAYRAVMKPVEGTILTVARRAAEAAVAAAGGGAGLAGVLREALAAAREALAETPRQLEVLARAGVVDSGGQGLVYLLEGAAERMGTGRPSETGLPSAAGPAVVPAAVPEPAAPPAGYREEALESLKEPYETEFFLVPAVAPDFAGWRRELAGMGSSLVVVEGDRLARVHIHTADPGRVLSWAVARGELRDVSVVNLRLQGEAYARENGLAPAPAVSAEAPRVAVVAVVQGDGMEHLYRSLGASALVRGGPSMNPSTEEILSALRQVPGEGVILLPNHANIFLAAQQAARLAGRRVEVVPTRDMAQGMAVLMSFAPGRDLEAEAARMKDVLAEVRTGMVTRAARDAVLDGVRVREGDFLALRGEELVHAGPGLEEAVVALVERLAGEEARAVTLIYGDGVEEVGARQLAERLESLKPGCEVRLERGDQPFYPFLVAVE; from the coding sequence ATGGAGTTGGAACTGCGCGAGTTGGACGGGCCCGCGCTGCTGGCCGCGGCCGAGGCCGCGGCGGAACGGCTGGCGCTGCACGAGGCCGAGGTGAACGCCCTCAACGTCTTCCCCGTGCCCGACGGGGACACCGGCAACAACATGAGCCAGACCGTGCAGGGAGCCTTGCGCGAGGCGCATCGCGCCGGCCCGGCGCTGGGCGAAGTGGCGCGCGCGCTCGCCCAGGGCGCGCTGATGGGCGCCCGGGGCAACTCGGGGGTCATCCTCTCCCAGCTGTTGCGCGGTTTCGCGGAGGCGCTCCGGGGCCGCGAGCGGGCGGGCGCCAGCGAGGTGGCGGCCGCCATGGAGCGCGGGGTGGAGACCGCCTACAGGGCCGTCATGAAGCCGGTGGAAGGGACCATCCTGACCGTGGCGCGGCGGGCGGCAGAGGCCGCCGTGGCCGCGGCGGGGGGCGGCGCGGGCCTGGCGGGCGTGCTGCGCGAGGCGCTGGCCGCCGCCCGGGAGGCGTTGGCGGAGACGCCGCGCCAGCTGGAGGTGCTGGCGCGGGCGGGAGTGGTCGACTCGGGCGGCCAGGGGCTCGTCTACCTCCTGGAGGGCGCCGCGGAGCGGATGGGTACCGGGCGCCCGAGCGAGACCGGGCTTCCCTCCGCGGCAGGGCCCGCGGTGGTACCGGCGGCGGTGCCGGAGCCCGCAGCGCCGCCGGCCGGCTACCGGGAGGAGGCGCTGGAGAGCCTGAAGGAGCCGTACGAGACGGAGTTCTTTCTCGTGCCGGCCGTCGCACCCGACTTCGCCGGCTGGCGCCGGGAGCTGGCCGGGATGGGCTCCAGCCTCGTGGTGGTGGAGGGCGACCGGCTGGCGCGCGTCCACATCCACACCGCCGATCCGGGACGCGTGCTCAGCTGGGCGGTGGCGCGGGGCGAGCTGCGCGATGTCAGCGTGGTCAACCTGCGCCTGCAGGGGGAGGCCTATGCGCGCGAGAACGGCCTCGCCCCCGCTCCCGCCGTTTCGGCCGAGGCGCCCCGGGTGGCGGTGGTGGCCGTCGTCCAGGGCGACGGGATGGAGCATCTCTACCGCTCGCTGGGCGCGAGCGCGCTGGTCCGCGGCGGGCCCTCCATGAACCCCAGCACGGAAGAGATCCTGTCCGCCCTGCGACAGGTGCCCGGCGAGGGCGTCATCCTCCTGCCCAACCACGCCAACATCTTCCTGGCCGCCCAGCAGGCCGCGCGCCTGGCGGGGCGGCGCGTGGAGGTCGTGCCCACGCGCGACATGGCCCAGGGGATGGCGGTGTTGATGAGCTTCGCCCCCGGGCGCGACCTGGAGGCCGAGGCGGCGCGGATGAAGGACGTGCTGGCGGAGGTGCGCACGGGGATGGTGACGCGGGCGGCCCGCGACGCGGTGCTGGACGGGGTACGCGTGCGGGAGGGGGATTTCCTGGCGCTGCGCGGCGAGGAGCTGGTCCACGCCGGCCCCGGCCTGGAGGAGGCGGTGGTCGCCCTGGTGGAGCGCCTGGCCGGGGAGGAGGCGCGGGCGGTGACGCTCATCTACGGCGACGGCGTGGAAGAGGTCGGCGCCCGCCAGCTGGCGGAGCGGTTGGAGAGCCTGAAGCCGGGGTGCGAGGTCCGGCTGGAGAGGGGCGACCAGCCCTTCTACCCCTTCCTGGTGGCCGTCGAGTAG
- a CDS encoding MBL fold metallo-hydrolase, protein MPGVRLEVLGFWGGYPGPEGASAGYLLHGEQGGELLLDCGSGVLSRLLESAGLEGLRRLEAVLLTHLHHDHAADLGVLSQALVVESYHGFERAPLPVYVPEGALERARFYLAGDPWSRLRPLRPGEVVTVGAFRVEAAPARHPVPALALRVEEGGRRLVYTGDTAASAEVEALAAGADLLLAEASHYEGEDGSRAGHLTAPEAGAMARRAGVARLVLTHLPHYGDLEELEEQARRAFGGPTGRAHSGLVVEVGAGGGRAS, encoded by the coding sequence GTGCCGGGCGTGCGGCTGGAGGTGCTCGGCTTCTGGGGCGGCTACCCGGGTCCGGAGGGGGCCAGCGCCGGCTATCTGCTGCACGGTGAGCAAGGGGGCGAGCTGCTCCTGGACTGCGGTTCGGGCGTGCTCAGCCGCCTGCTGGAGAGCGCCGGGCTGGAGGGGTTGAGGCGGCTTGAGGCGGTCCTGCTGACGCATCTCCACCACGATCACGCCGCCGACCTGGGCGTCCTCTCCCAGGCGCTGGTGGTCGAGTCGTACCACGGCTTCGAACGCGCACCCCTGCCGGTCTACGTCCCGGAGGGGGCGCTGGAGCGCGCCCGCTTCTACCTGGCCGGTGACCCCTGGAGCCGGCTTCGTCCCCTGCGCCCCGGCGAGGTCGTGACCGTCGGCGCCTTCCGGGTGGAGGCGGCGCCGGCCCGCCATCCCGTGCCGGCGCTGGCGCTCCGCGTGGAGGAGGGCGGGCGGCGCCTGGTCTATACGGGCGACACGGCGGCCAGCGCCGAGGTGGAGGCGCTGGCGGCGGGGGCCGACCTGCTGCTGGCGGAGGCCTCCCACTACGAGGGCGAGGACGGCTCCCGCGCCGGCCACCTGACGGCGCCCGAGGCGGGCGCCATGGCGCGGCGCGCGGGCGTGGCGCGGCTCGTGCTCACCCACCTGCCGCACTACGGCGACCTGGAGGAGCTGGAGGAGCAGGCGCGGCGGGCCTTCGGCGGGCCGACGGGGCGCGCGCACAGCGGGCTGGTGGTCGAGGTGGGCGCCGGGGGCGGGAGGGCTTCCTGA
- a CDS encoding cytochrome d ubiquinol oxidase subunit II, with product MHPETASRALAAAGPAAPEPVRAAALLLAAVLALYALLGLADFGAGLWDLAAARGPRAAAVHRAVARGMGPVWEANHVWLIFALVLLLAAFPAAFARLGSGLFLPLHLALAGIILRGAAFVFAARGRQAAGGDAPPRLWAVAFGAGSLAAPFFLGLALAATAQPRLAWHSLFALVVALAVVAAGALEAAAYLAVENRGALRAHFLARARAALAALALLALLALPLARAAAPWLGPRLLGGPGLPFVLLAGGAALLDAHALARGAAELARLWTAALVLLLWAGWAASAWPWLVWGELTAAAAAAPRTALRQLLVLLPWGLLLLLPALALLFALFKGESPAPGPG from the coding sequence ATGCACCCTGAGACCGCCTCCCGGGCGTTGGCCGCCGCCGGTCCCGCGGCGCCCGAGCCGGTGCGCGCCGCGGCGCTCCTGCTGGCGGCCGTTCTCGCCCTCTACGCCCTCCTCGGGCTGGCCGACTTCGGCGCGGGCCTCTGGGACCTGGCTGCGGCGCGCGGCCCGCGGGCGGCGGCGGTCCACCGGGCGGTAGCGCGCGGCATGGGGCCGGTCTGGGAGGCCAACCACGTCTGGCTGATCTTCGCCCTGGTCCTCCTCCTCGCCGCCTTCCCCGCCGCCTTCGCCCGCCTGGGAAGCGGCCTCTTTCTCCCGCTCCACCTGGCGCTGGCGGGCATCATCCTGCGCGGGGCGGCCTTCGTCTTCGCCGCCCGGGGGCGGCAGGCCGCCGGGGGTGACGCCCCGCCCCGCCTCTGGGCGGTCGCCTTCGGCGCGGGGAGCCTGGCCGCGCCCTTCTTCCTCGGGCTCGCCCTGGCGGCCACGGCCCAGCCGCGGCTGGCCTGGCACTCGCTCTTCGCCCTCGTGGTCGCCCTGGCCGTGGTGGCCGCCGGCGCGCTGGAGGCGGCCGCCTACCTGGCCGTGGAGAATCGGGGCGCGTTGCGGGCGCACTTTCTCGCCCGGGCCCGGGCCGCCTTGGCCGCCCTGGCCCTGCTCGCCCTCCTCGCCCTCCCGCTCGCCCGGGCGGCCGCGCCCTGGCTGGGCCCGCGCCTGCTGGGCGGTCCCGGCCTGCCTTTCGTCCTCCTCGCCGGCGGGGCGGCGCTCCTGGACGCCCACGCCCTGGCGCGGGGCGCCGCCGAGCTGGCGCGCCTCTGGACGGCCGCCCTGGTGTTGCTGCTCTGGGCCGGCTGGGCCGCCTCGGCCTGGCCCTGGCTGGTCTGGGGCGAGCTGACCGCCGCGGCCGCCGCGGCGCCCCGAACCGCCCTCCGCCAGCTGCTCGTCCTGCTCCCCTGGGGCCTCCTCCTGCTCCTCCCCGCGCTGGCCCTGCTCTTCGCCCTGTTCAAGGGAGAGAGCCCGGCCCCGGGCCCCGGCTGA